One window of Podarcis raffonei isolate rPodRaf1 chromosome 15, rPodRaf1.pri, whole genome shotgun sequence genomic DNA carries:
- the THY1 gene encoding thy-1 membrane glycoprotein: MKSTIGIAVLVTVLQVARCQRIRSLTACMSDQSLRLDCAYEKKTSNALSYDFRLSRDAGVGVVVASNQNVPNAMYKNRANVTVSNNLVCLHLAGFTTADEGTYVCRLKITNDYEDNQMKNISVFKDRLEKCAGISLLIQNTSWLLLLLLSLPLLQAVDFVSL, from the exons ATGAAGTCCACCATTGGTATTGCAGTCCTCGTGACAG TGCTCCAAGTTGCTCGCTGCCAGAGGATTAGAAGCCTGACCGCTTGCATGAGTGACCAAAGCCTGCGCTTGGACTGTGCGTATGAAAAGAAGACTTCGAATGCCCTGAGCTACGACTTCCGCCTGAGCAGGGATGCCGGCGTGGGGGTTGTTGTTGCCAGCAACCAGAACGTCCCCAACGCCATGTACAAGAACCGGGCCAACGTCACTGTGTCCAACAACCTGGTGTGCCTTCACCTCGCGGGCTTCACCACCGCCGATGAGGGGACCTATGTGTGCAGGCTGAAGATTACCAACGACTATGAGGATAACCAGATGAAGAACATCTCAGTTTTCAAAG ACCGGCTGGAGAAATGCGCAGGAATCAGCCTCTTGATCCAAAACAcctcctggctgctgctgctgctgctctcgttGCCTCTCCTGCAAGCTGTGGATTTTGTGTCCCTGTAA